Genomic DNA from Accipiter gentilis chromosome 9, bAccGen1.1, whole genome shotgun sequence:
CTATGTCAAATCAATCAGTCCATCAGGTGTATTCTTTGGGTGAGTAGCATAAGAAAATTATTCTGGGAAATGAGGGATCTTGGAGAACTTATTTTGAATGTACAATTCTGGAATCTTGTTTGAGGATGGTCTCTGGCATAATGCAATGTTGCAAAATGAATTTCCTCCTGGGAATCACAATGTCATTGCTGCTTTCTTGAGCCTATGAAATTAAAGTAGCGAAAGCTTGTGTGACACTATATAGAACTGGTGGTGCTACAGATACAGTCActgcacttttttatttttcttttcccccactaTGGAATacttatttttggttttcctcctcttctcagcTTGTCCACTTCTCTTCTGGGCCGAATCCTGTTCCAGAATGTTTCCCCTTACTTTGTGCAGAAACACTCCTTATATGAAAAGTACCTGCCTGAAGGAAAGCTGCTCACTGCCAAGGTGCTTGGGTAGGTCCAACATTCTTTAAAAGGGGCCATGTATTAGTGGAAAGGAGatggtggaggaggagaggatgGAAAGAGGGAGGATAAAAGCCAGGAAGATTTGAAAGGAGTTCATAGCCTTGCAGTCATTGCAAATgctctgattttttcttccccccccacccccttctctcCTGCTACTCCTGGCAACGCACCACAGtgtaaatgggaaagaaaaacatattgaGCTCTCTCTCCTGCCCGAGGACACTGGGATGCCAAGTGTCTTGCCTGAATCCCTAGGCCTGCCACGATAtgatgcagaggaagagaaaagagaggcagatgacagggaaaagagagaagagcttAAGCTGAAGGCAAAACGCACAAGAGAAAACTCTGAAAGTGAGCAGGTATGGATGTGATTGCACAGGACATGCTAAAGGATGTGGTTGGCCCAAATACTGAAGGGACTAGGAAGATCCACTAGGATCAGGCTGCGGAATTATacagagtaggaaaaaaagattaaattgcaTTAGAGATCAGCAAAGATCAAAAACTATTCCATTTGGGTGGGAGCTAACTGAATTAGCAGCCCAACTGTGTTGCTTGTGTGGCCCGTCCTGTTGGTCTTGGCACCATATGTAGGTGAGCATGGGTTTATTCTCTGTTGTCTCTGTTATGTGAGAGGATGGTGGGGGATGCTGTGCCAGGGCACCACCCTCTCTCTGTTGTCAGGGTCTTTACTTTGTGATCAGAGTTGCCTTTAAGATTCATCCCAGTTATTGCCATCCAACATCCACTCATTTCCCCTTGTTGCAGGAGgcgaagacaaaaaaaagaaaggtctgCCCAGCAGATGAAAATGACAGTGGAATTGAGATATATTACCGGGAGGAGGATGATGATgaccaggaggaagaggcagctaAAAAGAAATCTAAGGTGAGAAGTTTGGAGGAGAACCTGAGCCTGAAATGACTTTCCAGCCCTGTTGAGATGTCAGTTTTGACTTGGATGACTAAATATAAATATCATTGCTGCAGATAGGAGCGACACAGACTGGTGTTTGTGTCATCTGAAAATGGCCTGAGGTGGATTGAGTTTAAATTACAGCAAAGGTGGCCAGAGTTTAATGTTTTTGCTGGTAGGATGCTTGCAAGTGTGAGAAGTCAGTAGTACTGAGAAAAGTACTCGCACTACAGAGTGTGAGAGAGCGTGGCCAGAGAGAAGCCACAAGCAAACAGCAGTTGTCTGATCTCAGTATAAGAACTTCAGATTAAAACCCAGGGCATTCCCTATCTTCCTCCAAACAGATAAGGAAACCTGATGAAGCTCCCAGGCTGCAGGTTTCCATGGGCTTCACCTGGGATGAAGACATGAATGCAATGGATATACCTATGCTGAATCAGAAGGAAGAGAGCTCAGagagcgaggaagaggaggatctACAGTCGAAGGTACTGTGCACTAGTGTTGTCTGCACAGGAGACACCACATGGTGGTGGTGTTTCAGTATTTGCATGTCTGTCTGCCCCATAGCAAAGCCTTTTAACCCAAGGGAACATCTCTGACAGCTAGTACAGAACTTCCTTAACTACTCTGAGCACTGGGCTTAGCAGCAGATATCtctgaagcagaggagaaaaggccCTATTTTTACCATGGCTGCATGAGAAAAGGGCTTCTTATGTTGACATGCTGAAAAAGATAATTATTTAGGGTCAAACAAACATTTtcatgaaagcaaaatttttgtgTTTGATGTCATCTctgttttttacttttctgagTTGTAAATTTACAGGAAAACCTGGAGATGAAAAACCTTTTCAAATTACAGTCCTCTTACttagaaaaacaccaaaaaattattcttttatgtTGTAAATTTTTAGAAGAGTTTTTCAGTGTGAGCAGTTCAGCAAAATCAGAAACAAGCTCACAAATTGctttcatgtttgcttttcagGATTTCCCCCATCCCCTCTGTAAAGGCCGTGCATGGCTGATGCTTTGTTGCCCAAGGTATAGCTGCCTTGTGCAGAGGACTATGGCACCATCAGTTCCCAGTTTAGACCCGAGTCACCCTAGTGATCCAGCAACATACCCCAGTCTTGCACAATTTCTCCCCACGTATCCTGGATTTTTATAGAGTGGAGAGTGGTGGTGAGCACTGGCCCAGAGGGTAAAGATGGAAGAATGAGAGGGAGGGGTGAAGCGTGAACCCTGCAGTTGAGGTGCAAGACTAGCAAAATATTTGGTCCCTCAATGTATTTCATTAAAAGTAATGAGATTTCATGTACTGCTGCTCTTCTTGGAGGTGTGAACTGTGTGTGAAGGGGTGGCGGGTGTGTaccattttcctcctctcttaaacAATTGGCTTTACCTCTTCCTGTGAAAACCACCTAGCCTTGGACATATTGAGGTCTGGCTGTCCTGTAGCTGGGCCTGCCTATGAAGTGCCTGCTTTTCCCCAGTCCTCCTTTTTTGCTCTTGCagctaaagaaacaaacaaagaaggagaaggagctagagaagcagaagaaggagaaggagctcTGCAAATTAGAGGCAGCTTTGATGGACCCAAGTCGACAGCCCCAGTCAGCAGATGACTTTGACCGCCTGGTGCTGAGCAGTCCCAACAGCTCCATCCTCTGGCTACAGTACATGGCTTTCCACCTCCAGGCTACCGAGATTGAGAAGGCCAGAGCTGTGGCAGAGCGAGCGCTTAAAACAATCTGCTTCAGGTAATAATGGGGCTCTGTCTTTCTTTGCCCCAAAGAATAAATCATTGTGGGGTAGTTGTGGTGGGAGAAGAGCATTGGTAGTGTCatcagtgtgtgtgcatgtgtgtgtggagTGGCAGAGTCTGTTTCAGTGATCTCAAAAGGATTAAATGGTAGCAATTGTCAGCTGGCCCTTTGAAGGTCTGGCCTGAGTCACCACAGTTGGCCTGCAGCTGACTTGCTGCAGCTCATGAGTGCAGTAACTCCCCAAGGTATCACTGAGCGCACGGACATACTTCTGAGCAGTTAGAAGGGTTTGGAAGAGCATTATGCTGTCAGTGATGATGTCCTTAAATCAAAACATGAAACAAACTGTGAAACTCTTGGGACTGCACCCTTGTGTATTAAACCATCTCTACAGCATTATTAACTATATTGTGCTTTCTTGAATTATCCTTGTGGTTTTTAATTACAAACAACAGTGATCCAAAGTTGTAGTGTGAGACAACTGCTGTGCTCTATTCCAAAAGTGGTGTTTCAGTGAGCAGTATGCCCCCTTCCTTTGTCCTGGAGGCAGGCTACAAGTCAGTGAGTCTTTGTAGGGTGCTTTGCAAAAAGCTGATGAAGACTGGTAAAGGGCTAAATATTCTTGTTCACATCTGCTTTAAGGGAAGAACAGGAGAAGCTGAATGTCTGGGTAGCTCTGCTGAACTTGGAGAACATGTATGGTACTGAGGAGACACTGATGAAGGTCTTTGAGAGAGCTGTTCAATACAATGAACCTCTGAAAGTCTTCCAGCATCTGTGTGACATCTATGCCAATTCTGAGAAGTACAAGGTAAGATAGTGCAAGCAGGTCCCAGGCACCTATCACATTCAGTCATGCCAGTAAATTATCAATGCTGGCTGTATAAGCTTCTAGCTGTCAGATGTTAGGTCTATCCTGTTCCTAACTGGGATTAATAATTATGATTGACAGCAGCCAAGGAACTAGTGATACTTGCTTTTCTATCATAAGTGTTTGGAGATACCTGGGCCACACGTAAGGGTTTTAAAGCTACAAGGCTTTATTATGAATCTGTGTGATCTAACACAACTCTGCCCTTCCAGCAAGCAGAAGAATTGTACCACACAATGCTGAAGCGTTTCCGTCAGGAGAAATCTGTGTGGCTGAAATACGCCTCCTTCCTCCTGAAGCAAGGCCAGACTGAGGCTACACACAGGCTTTTGGAGCGTGCTCTCAAGGCTTTGCCCACGAAAGAACGTAAGCACACTCTTCGCCATCCTTAATGTGGACCATGTGTTAACAGGTCTCCGGTAGATGGACTGCTTTCTGTTATCTCTGCCTGCGACACTGTTTGTAATAGGTGAAAAGTGCAACCAGTTGGTGCTGCCCTTGACTCTCAGGGGAAGAGAAATTTCAACCTGGATATCAATGCTACATACTCCCGTAATAGAATTTGCTGTGATGGGCAAAAGCAAGGCACCCAAAGCAAAGACAACTTTGAGTCTTACAGCCCTGTAGAAAAGTTCAGTTGGTCTAGTCCCAGGTTTGCGGGGCTGCCCGTGGATGCTGCAAGATGCATTTTGAATGTAAGAATAAACTGCTGTCTCCTGCAGAGAGCTGAAATGGGAAGTGAACTGTGGGATCAGAGTGGGAGAGAGAAGGTTCACCTTGGTACAGAACCACTTTACAATAGAGCCTTTTGTCTCTGGGTAGAGATGGTGCTGTCTCTGTGCCTGCCTCTGCTCTGTGTAATTATCACTTGCGTTTGCTCGTAGGGAAGGGAGCTGCTGTGGTACCCTAACATGTCATTACTTGTTCCAGATGTGGATGTCATTTCAAGGTTTGCACAGCTGGAGTTCCGTTTTGGGGACCCAGAACATGCCAAAGCCCTCTTTGAGAGCACCCTCAGCAGCTATCCCAAGCGGACAGACATCTGGTCCATCTACATGGACATCATGATCAAACATGGCAGCCAGAAGGAAGTGCGGTGAGTTGTGCTACAGCAGGCTGGGAAGGGCTAGAGTACAGTGCTTGGAGCAACACCTGAAAAGATAAGAGGTACCCTGCAGCATGAGGTTGTATAGGGATTCCcagaacagaacaaaagaaaattattatcacctagagaaagaaaacaggggTGTGTGGAAGTGCTTATCCTTGCCAGGACTGAAGGGACTCCAAGGAGATCCATAGGGCAGAAGGGGGCTGATTTTGTAAGTAGTGGCCTGCGTGACAGAAACCAGAGGACTTGCACTGAGGTTCTGCTGTCCCTCTGGAGGGATCGCCTTGTTGAATCTGAAGGGTGAGATCAAGGCCTTGTGtatcttttaacataaaaatggagaaactttttttttccccttttctttttcttttctgagagtTGACAAAAGGAAGTCCAGCTTCCCACGCTATGGATCCAGCCACATCCACTTAATGAATGCAGGATCAAATACAGTGGCTGGATCTTAGCTTAAGTTCTGCAAGCAAATAGAAGGCTTCTACTTTAGGGTTTTGGCCAGTTCTCAGGAATCTCTGTCTTCGAGCACCAGCACTTTGCAGCAGGTTGAATGTCTCCTCTGACTTTCTGCTCTTTGTTCAAAGGGAGGATACAGGGCTTGTATTGAGTGCTGTCACCAACACACCGATCTGAATCACTTTGGTTTCTTGCAGGGACATCTTTGAGAGGGTCATACACCTGAGCATGGCACCAAAGAAGATGAAGTTCTTCTTTAAACGCTACCTGGATTATGAGAAGAAATTTGGTACAGCAGAAAGTGTCCTTGCTGTCAAAAGAGCAGCACTTGAGTATGTGGAGACCAAGAGTTCCCTTGCTGATCCCTAAATACAGCACAAGTAAAAGCAGAGAGACTCAGCTGTCCATGCAGTGTCAGAACTGAGAGGTGTGGAGTTCTGCCATGAGTGTCCATGGGCAATTGAGTTTCTGGAGAGTATTGGTCTATGACCAAACCAAACTGGAAAGAACAAGCAATCAAAGGAAAAGATTTGATAAATGTTTACATCTTTGTCCGGATGTTACAAATAATCCTAGTCTGTTGATGACTTTGAagacatgtttttaaatatagaCGGTTTTATAATCAATACAAACATCAGCCATACCTGTCCTACTTTCCTGGGGAAATCATGCAGTTATGACCACTATTTTTTAAGTACAGTGATGTCTTATagattgttttctctctctgtcaagATGGCAGAGAAGATTCTTATCTTTTTGGCTGAATTAACACTTTGAAAGATTTATCTCAAGTGCCTTTGTGCTCCTAGAAATTGGCAGAGCAATACAGAATTGTGgcatagttgaggttggaagggacctctggagatcatctggttcaaacccctgctcaaagcaggggtCAGCTAGACTAGGTTgttcaggaccatgtccagtttggttttgatttctccaaggatggagactccacaacctctctgggcaacctgttccagtgtttgaccacgttcacagtaaaaaaagtgttttcttacatttaaatgggatttcttgtatttcaatttgtgcccatttcctcttgtcctgtcactgagcaccactaaGAAGAGTCTCGTTCCACTTTTTTTACATCATGTCAGGTGTTTTATACATGTGGATAAGATCCACCTTGAGCTTTCTCCTCAggctgagcagctgcagctctcagcctctccttgtatgatgGATACTCCAGTCCCATAATGATTTTCCTGTCcctctgctggacttgctccagtaagcCCAtatctctcctgtactggggagcccaataCTTGACACATGACCCCAGATGTCTCACCACTGCAGAGAAGAGGGGACGGATgtcctcccttgacctgctggtaatactcttcctaatgcagcccaggatgctcttGTCCTCTTCAGCTGAAAGGGCATATGCCTTTAAAACCCACAGCATCCAATTGCAATGGATCCCCTGATCGCAACCACCTGTTGTAACAAGTTGCCAGGGATAGGTAACagaaaaaatagtgatttttggTAGTTGTCTTTTAAGAGAAATCAgtgaagtcaaagaaaaaagtgtgttctctgtgctgaaaaaaaatcatcccaatCTAACCTTCTGCTTGGAAAAAGCCAGTTCTCTTGGGTACTTGGATAGGCTCTATGACTGGTGTTGGTGCCTTATGATCTGTATTTTTGTAACTCTCCAGTAACATGTGGATGTTATCATCCACATGTTTTACAGATGAAGAactgaagggaaggggaaaggcagggtATGCAAACAGGTGTGATTAGCAAGTGGGTGCCCAGCTTTGAAATACCAAACTTGAAGAGTCTTGTTCATTGTAGGTCTCTGAACTCAAAACCAGAGCTCTGCAGGACCCAGCTCTTCTGCCTCTGTGATTGCCCAGCGTTGGCAAGGCTAAGTGATTCAGCATTTAATTCATTCCTAAATCCGTTGGGATCCAGAAAGAAGTCATTTGACTTCTTACCCCCAGGGAGTGCAGGGTACTGTACTCAGATGTTGCTTAATGCTCTGCTAGAGGAAGAGGCTGTTTGCAACATCCAgtagcagctgctgctttttttaagaACACAGCTGCAGTGATGGTGGCTTTTTCTTCTGGATTAATTAGTTACATAATAGAATCCGTAAATAAGCGTTGCAATAGAAACCAAGATCCCTTTGAGGTATTGTTTCTTCTTGACTGCTAGGGTTATTACAACCTCTACAGTAATCAGCAGGGAAAATGAAAGACCTACGTGTAATTCTCCATACTGGAGGAGCCTGGTTTGAACCCATCTTGCTGCTGGGAAGTGTGCCCTAACTGGCAACCTGTAGGCTGCTCTGCGGTGGGGTTTTCAGCCtccagaggaaaagcagagagctCGCAGCCTGCGTGATGTGGCACACCAGGAAGACAGGCAGCTCGATTTCCCTCTTGGCTTTTCAGTGAGAAGCCTAGCCTGGTTGCTTGTGCTGGTGTGTATAGCCACGTGGGTTAACGTCCCTCACCTCAGCATCATCACTGGGGGACGATGAGCGACAGGGACAGCAGGGATTTTCATGAGGGTATGGGTGGGCTACAAGGGCCAGAAGTGCAGGGCTGTCTCAGCGGGGGGCCATGCTCAGggcagcaaaggaggaaaaaaaaaatccctacaatTGCAAACAAGTATTTCTGAGTGCAGTGGCTTGCTCCACTCCTCACTATCAGCTGTCCACTCAAACTTGCCTTTCCAACAAGAGGGAGGGAAAATGGACAAGCTTGGACAAGACTCTAGCCCATCCCAGCACAGGAAAAGTGGCTGGAGTTAATGGAGAAGGGAGGTAAACACAGCAAGAGCTAATTTGTGCTCATGGTTTATTCTTAGGACAAACAAATCTATTCCCAAGCATTACATGTTTTGCCCCTTTCCTTcaaaggagggaaggggaggagaaggaactGGAGTGGAGGTGGTTCAAAGGAACAACTAGGACTATCAAGGGGGAAGGCTAGGGAAGTAAAGGAAGTAAAACGAACACTGCTTTGTTTCAGCAAGTTACCTTGCATCTGCTGACCTGCGTGTGGGGGTGGCATGTGTGTCTGCATGTTCGCACTGGAGGGCCAATGAGAAGGAATGCAAATGAACTCTCTTTCATCTCAagttaatgtattttcatttcacttgCATCTGATTATTCCTGCAGATTAGTTAATGGTGAGGCTGGGAGCCAAGCCTTCCCACAAATGCAAGGCAGATCTGTAGAGAAGCTGAACAGGAATCCTGGGATGTCTCACCCATTAAGCGGTGTTTCAGCCTCTTTATGTGAGGGAATACCCTTCAGCTCTTTATTGCAAGGGGACATATTTGTAAAAAGGTTTCTATCCTTTCCTGCAGTTGTGTATCCTGTTGTACAAGATTTGTGCTACTCACTGCAAGAATAACTAAAAACCAGTGTTACTAAGTTGTAATATGTGGTAATACTTTCAAACTTCACATTCTGGGGTCATCTGGATAGGAGAGGATCTGAATgtttaatagaaagaaaaaataagttccCAGTCCTTGAATTCAAAGAGAATGTTAAATTATGCCTTTTGTGcccccctgaaaaaaaagaaggcaatgaaaaataattctaatttaataatttatttcaaatctCCTTGTGTGTAAGATCCTCTGAGTTCTGTGGGTTTAAGtcattttttaaacaacttaAGGCTTTTTGGAAAATGGCACAGTGTAAAAGGAAGTTGTACCTATAAAGAAACCGTCCAAATAGGAAAAACAAACTTCATTGTCCTGCCAGCTCTTGAAACAGTGTTGGGTATGAAGGGCTGACCCTCGGGAGAAAAGAGACTGTGCAGTGCCTTGAAGCCATAGTCAGCACACTGTCATGGTGAAGGCACTAATTTTACACCTTTCTGGCTTTACTTTCTCAGGGTGTGGCCAAGTCCATAAAAGAGACCAGTGGGAAGAGCTTAAGAAAATTCAGTGGTAGAAGGATAGGGAGAGGGCTGCTCCCCTCAACCCGTTCCTACTGTCCCTCATCACTCCAGGGCTGCAGTCCCAGTGCAGCAGATGGGTGCATGTAATGTGGTCTTTCAGCTGGCAACTTCCTCACCCCCTTTCCCTTGAAGAAAGGTGCTCCATTAATACAGCTAACTAACTACAATTACGTAGTAtctacactatatatatatatatgcatgtgtgtatatatacatatatgtaaatcTAATTCTGCTTAAGGTCTTGCTGCAACTCGCAACCCAGATAAGCAGGGCTCTTATCCAGTGGTTGGTTGAAAGATGCAATGAGCTGCAGACAAGAGGACTGCTTCCTCTCAGCCTTCACCGAGCCACCTTGCCCAAAAGCTATTCTGCTGCTGGTGCCATCTTCTGGGTTTATAAACTTATGGTTGCAGCCACTTGGGCTCATTAGAGGTTGCCAGGCACTGCAGTAAGAACAAAAGGAGTTTGGTGTCCTACCCAAATTCCAACTTGGTAATTACAGAGTCTCTTTCTGAATACTGGGAATATTGGTGATTCCTCCTGCCTTAGTCTCTCAGTTATTCAGCGTGTTGCTGTATTACTGACCCATTCCTTCCCACGTGCTGTTGCATCCCCCTTGCCACAGGAATTTACCCACTGCTTCCCTCTTTTCCCTGCGCTGTAAAGTCTTTAAAGTGCTCTGAGACCTGCCTGCGTAACAGGCGCTGCACAACTGCATTGAGAAGATACCAATGCCAATAAAACAAGTAGGTGTGTGGGATGGCTGGGGCTGACCCTGCCGTGGGAGAGACAGGTGGGACTGCAGGAGTCACAGTTAGAAATGTCGTGCCCACCTCTTGCTCCCCAAGGCTTCTGATGGTGCATTAGACAGCAGGGTACACTGGCAGCCTGGAGGTAAGGTGGGCACCTGCTTTTTGCTCCCCTTGTGTCTCTGGGAGCAGCAACGAGAGGGTTGTCTGCAAGGGAGGGGTTCCCCAGCTCATTGTATTGCTTATCAGTCTCTACCTTGAGGCTGTTGATCCCTATTTACCTGCTGAAAGTAATACTGCTGGGGGGAATATTCCCAGTGGATTCCTTAGCCATGCACCGATACTGGTAGGCCTGCCAGGTGGTCTGGGGAACCGCTGCCAATGCCCATCTGTCTTAGGAAGCCAAAAAGAGCATTTCGTGGCCTTCTGGGCTTGGCCCGTTCCCTTCCACCCCTTTGGCCCATTTGTGGAGCCGGCTGTAGAGGGGGAAGCCCTTGTTCTCCCGGTAGATGTAGACACCCGTGATGGCATTCCACTGGGGGCTCGGCTGGACGCCCTCCACCGGGAACTCCTGCACCagctctttctcctccttgtccAGCGCCACAAAGCCGAAGAATTGCTTCACGTTCGTGGCTGCCAGGATCCTGGAGTGGACCTCAGCCGTGCGTCGGAAGAGCTTGTCCTCGTTGGAGCGGTATTGGGCCCAATAAGCCTCCTGCCGGTAGCTCAGCGGCGAGCAGCAGTGCTTCAGGCACTTGGTGAGGAAAACCAGGACCGCGACGATGCCGATGAGCAGCCAGCCAAAGAGCTGAGAGAGAAGAGAGACGCTGTGTTAGGACACGGTAAGGCGGTCTTACCCACTCCGTGTGGCTTTCTCCCCAGCGTGCCTACCTGGGACTCATATCTCAGCCTCCGCGTCACCTCATCCCTGAACTTGGTGAGGTTCGCCGGCACGTCTTTACAGGGGAACCTGGCCAGCACCTCAGCCCCATACTCGGCCGGGAACTTGTCCAGGGAGGACGGCCTGACAAACTCAC
This window encodes:
- the CALHM2 gene encoding calcium homeostasis modulator protein 2 → MAALIAENFRFLSLFFKSKDVMIFNGLVALGTVGSEELFSVVAFNCPCSPARNYIYGLAAIGVPALALFLIGVIWNNHTWNLVAECHKRGTKNFSAAATFLLFGSIMGRAAVAPVTWSVISLLRGEAYICALSEFVRPSSLDKFPAEYGAEVLARFPCKDVPANLTKFRDEVTRRLRYESQLFGWLLIGIVAVLVFLTKCLKHCCSPLSYRQEAYWAQYRSNEDKLFRRTAEVHSRILAATNVKQFFGFVALDKEEKELVQEFPVEGVQPSPQWNAITGVYIYRENKGFPLYSRLHKWAKGVEGNGPSPEGHEMLFLAS